A genome region from Blautia coccoides includes the following:
- a CDS encoding aminotransferase class I/II-fold pyridoxal phosphate-dependent enzyme, protein MSELNQERAPIYEALERFRKMRVVPFDVPGHKHGKGNPELVELLGEKCVGIDVNSMKPLDNLCHPVSVIREAEELAAEAFGAAHAFLMVGGTTSSVQSMVLSCCKRGDKIIMPRNVHRSAINALVLCGAQPIYVNPDVDCRLGISLGMRLEQVEAAIRNNPDAVAVFVNNPTYYGVCSDLRSIVKLAHEHGMLVLADEAHGTHFYFGEGLPVSAMAAGADITAVSMHKSGGSLTQSSFLLTGPGVSVGHVRQIINLTQTTSGSYLLLSSLDISRRNLALRGRREFEKVIDLAEYAREEINNIGGYYAFSQDLVNGNSIFAFDRTKLSVHTLEIGLAGIEVYDILRDEYDIQIEFGDIGNILAYLSIGDRRQEVERLVSALAEVKRRYKKDRAGMLSQEYIDPKVVATPQEAFYAPKESLPLEQTAGRICSEFVMCYPPGIPILAPGEEITEDILDYIVYAKEKGCSMTGPEDPGIRHLNVLKGGAV, encoded by the coding sequence ATGTCAGAATTGAATCAGGAACGGGCGCCCATCTATGAGGCGCTGGAACGTTTCAGGAAAATGCGGGTCGTGCCCTTTGATGTTCCGGGACATAAGCACGGAAAAGGAAATCCGGAACTGGTGGAACTTCTGGGAGAAAAATGTGTGGGGATCGACGTGAATTCCATGAAGCCGCTGGACAATCTCTGCCACCCTGTCTCTGTGATCAGAGAGGCGGAGGAGCTGGCGGCAGAGGCATTCGGCGCGGCTCATGCGTTCCTCATGGTGGGAGGGACCACATCCTCTGTACAGAGCATGGTTTTATCCTGCTGTAAGCGGGGAGATAAGATTATCATGCCCAGAAATGTGCACAGAAGTGCCATCAATGCCTTGGTTCTCTGCGGTGCGCAGCCAATATATGTGAATCCCGATGTGGACTGCAGGCTGGGAATCTCCCTGGGCATGCGGCTGGAACAGGTGGAGGCTGCCATACGGAACAACCCGGACGCAGTGGCTGTGTTTGTCAATAATCCCACGTATTACGGAGTCTGTTCAGACCTGCGCTCTATTGTAAAGCTGGCTCACGAACACGGTATGTTGGTGCTGGCTGATGAGGCCCATGGAACACATTTTTATTTCGGGGAGGGTCTTCCCGTATCCGCCATGGCTGCCGGGGCTGATATAACGGCAGTGAGTATGCACAAGTCAGGAGGAAGCCTGACACAGAGTTCTTTTCTTCTGACAGGCCCGGGAGTCAGTGTCGGACATGTGCGGCAGATCATCAATCTGACCCAGACCACAAGCGGGTCCTACCTGCTGCTCTCAAGCCTTGATATCTCCAGGAGAAATCTGGCTCTTCGAGGACGCCGGGAGTTTGAGAAGGTGATCGATCTTGCGGAATATGCCAGAGAGGAGATCAACAATATCGGCGGTTATTATGCCTTTTCCCAGGACCTGGTAAACGGCAACAGTATCTTTGCCTTTGACCGAACCAAGCTCTCTGTACATACCCTGGAGATTGGACTTGCGGGAATCGAAGTCTATGACATTCTGCGGGATGAGTATGATATCCAGATTGAGTTCGGTGATATTGGAAATATTCTGGCCTATCTGTCCATTGGGGACCGCAGACAGGAGGTGGAGCGTCTGGTGAGCGCCCTGGCGGAGGTAAAGCGGAGGTACAAAAAAGACCGGGCCGGCATGCTGTCTCAGGAATATATAGATCCCAAGGTAGTGGCAACGCCTCAGGAAGCCTTCTATGCGCCAAAGGAATCCCTGCCTTTGGAACAGACAGCCGGAAGGATATGCAGTGAGTTTGTCATGTGTTATCCACCGGGAATCCCGATCCTGGCTCCCGGGGAAGAGATAACAGAGGATATTTTGGATTACATAGTCTATGCAAAAGAAAAAGGATGTTCCATGACAGGACCTGAAGACCCGGGGATCAGGCATCTCAATGTGCTGAAGGGAGGGGCTGTATGA
- a CDS encoding efflux RND transporter permease subunit produces the protein MLSRFSVKKPYTVVVAVVLVILLGVVSVTKMNTDLLPSMNLPYAIVMTTYVGASPESVEETVTKPIEQSMATVSNIKNVSSVSRENVSLVILEFEETTNMDSVSLEMRENLDQIKGYWDDSVSNPIIMKLNPDMLPVLVAAVDVDDMTAAELTDYIEDNVQPNIESIDGVARVSQSGGVTESVEVRIDQEKLDAMNQKVQDAINGKFAEEEQKLEDAQAELDSGRSELENGQSELESGQNEAASQIGEGSGQLSQAQSELTKSAAEVDVQLQNLESKQAELDSQSKLLQATEEGLNLTVEKLTEAKNKLLEAQDGSQKLEEGIAAVQGQIEELEAQLSALTPEKPDSMTDEEWQQAIDQLTAAKEEMENQKAGMEQQLAALNEQLSKLDPVEVVDKGLDAANKGLQEIAGAKAQLVEGQTQLSAGIQKLQEAKAQIEAGQSQMSAAQIQLETQKIMASIQLSSASSKIAMGTAQLEAAQSQLDSGRDQLDEAKEQAQDKADLNTILTSDMVKGILTAENFAMPAGYVAEDGKEYLVRVGDKVQDVDSLGDLVLLDLKLDGLASIRLSDVADISVTDDSADVYAKINGNPGVMLSIEKQTGYSTGEVADKILDRMDELEKGNDGLHFTTLMNQGIYIDMVVNSVLQNMLFGGILAILVLFLFLRDIKPTFVIACSIPISVVTALVLMYFSGVTLNIISLSGLALGVGMLVDNSIVVIENIYRMRSMGIPARKAAVEGAKQVAGAIVSSTLTTVCVFAPIVFTEGITRQLFVDMGLTIGFSLAASLVVALTLVPMMSAGLLKRAEAKPSKLLDKVQNFYGRMIHKTLTHKAWVLLGALVLFLGSMYLSVRKGTEFFPSMESTQASMTVTTDKGTPLKETAAKADEIIDRISDIDDIETIGAMAGGSSMSMGGSSTNQVTMYLVLKEDKKLNNEKLEKEILKRTKDVEGCEVVVSTSNMDMSALGGSGLQIEIKGKDLEQLQEIATDLAGKIEKVKGTQNVDDGMEETDAQYKVVVDKAKAMRNGLTVAQVFQEINKKIAEATKATTIQTATKDYDVYVRSEKDESLTREQIADITIQTTNAEGKTEEIKVGDIADFEDSVSPQAINRDGQSRYMSVTAEIATGYNIGLVSQDVQKILDKYTPPEGYTIEMKGEDESINEAMGQLLQMLALALVFMYLIMVAQFQSLLSPFIIMFTIPLAFTGGFLGLLVGNKPVSIVAMVGFVMLSGIIVNNGIVLVDYINQLRKDGMEKRAAIEEAGRARLRPIVMTALTTILGLTTMAMGMGMGADMVQPMAIVTIGGLIYGTLLTLFVVPCIYDILNRRHYKKDEERLVDEGEAQ, from the coding sequence ATGTTATCACGTTTCAGTGTGAAAAAGCCCTATACCGTCGTTGTGGCGGTGGTGCTGGTGATTCTTTTGGGAGTGGTGTCTGTGACAAAGATGAACACAGATTTACTTCCCAGTATGAATCTGCCCTATGCAATCGTAATGACCACTTATGTGGGCGCCAGCCCGGAATCGGTGGAGGAGACTGTTACTAAGCCCATTGAACAGAGTATGGCGACAGTCAGTAATATTAAGAATGTAAGCTCTGTTTCCAGAGAAAATGTATCCCTGGTGATCCTGGAGTTTGAGGAGACTACCAACATGGATTCCGTGTCACTGGAGATGAGGGAGAATCTGGATCAGATAAAGGGATATTGGGATGATTCCGTGAGCAATCCCATTATCATGAAACTGAATCCAGATATGCTGCCGGTTCTGGTGGCAGCAGTGGATGTGGATGATATGACAGCTGCGGAACTTACCGATTACATAGAAGATAACGTACAGCCCAATATCGAGAGTATTGACGGGGTTGCCAGGGTTTCCCAGAGCGGCGGCGTCACCGAGAGCGTTGAAGTGCGGATCGATCAGGAAAAGCTGGATGCCATGAACCAGAAGGTTCAGGACGCTATAAACGGTAAGTTTGCCGAGGAGGAACAGAAGCTTGAAGATGCCCAGGCCGAACTTGATTCCGGCAGAAGTGAGCTGGAGAACGGCCAGAGTGAACTGGAAAGCGGCCAGAATGAAGCGGCATCCCAGATCGGAGAGGGAAGCGGACAGCTCTCACAGGCACAGAGTGAACTGACCAAAAGTGCGGCAGAGGTGGATGTGCAGCTTCAGAACCTGGAGAGCAAGCAGGCAGAGCTTGACAGCCAGTCAAAACTTTTGCAGGCCACAGAGGAGGGTCTGAACCTCACTGTGGAAAAGCTGACTGAGGCAAAGAATAAACTTCTGGAGGCTCAGGATGGAAGCCAAAAGCTGGAAGAAGGAATTGCGGCGGTCCAGGGACAGATAGAGGAACTGGAGGCACAGTTAAGTGCCCTGACGCCGGAGAAGCCTGACAGTATGACAGATGAAGAGTGGCAGCAGGCCATTGACCAGCTGACTGCTGCGAAAGAGGAGATGGAGAACCAAAAGGCAGGGATGGAGCAGCAGCTTGCGGCACTGAATGAACAGCTCTCTAAGCTGGACCCTGTAGAGGTAGTGGATAAAGGCCTGGATGCGGCCAATAAAGGGCTGCAGGAGATCGCAGGTGCCAAAGCTCAGCTTGTGGAAGGCCAGACTCAGTTAAGCGCAGGGATCCAGAAGCTGCAGGAGGCAAAAGCCCAGATCGAGGCAGGCCAGTCCCAGATGAGCGCAGCCCAGATCCAGCTTGAAACACAGAAGATCATGGCTTCTATCCAGCTCAGCTCCGCTTCCTCAAAAATTGCCATGGGGACAGCCCAGTTAGAGGCGGCCCAGTCCCAGCTTGACTCAGGAAGGGATCAGCTTGACGAGGCAAAAGAGCAGGCCCAGGATAAGGCGGATCTGAATACCATCCTGACGTCTGATATGGTAAAAGGTATTCTCACAGCGGAGAACTTTGCCATGCCCGCAGGCTATGTGGCGGAAGACGGCAAGGAGTATCTGGTCAGGGTTGGAGACAAGGTGCAGGATGTGGACAGTCTGGGAGATCTGGTCCTGCTGGATCTGAAGCTGGACGGACTGGCATCCATACGCCTTTCTGATGTGGCAGACATTAGTGTCACAGATGACTCTGCGGATGTATATGCAAAGATCAACGGCAATCCGGGTGTGATGCTTTCCATAGAAAAACAGACAGGATATTCCACAGGTGAAGTGGCAGATAAGATTTTGGACCGCATGGATGAACTGGAGAAGGGAAATGACGGTCTGCATTTTACAACGCTGATGAACCAGGGAATCTATATTGATATGGTGGTGAATTCCGTTCTGCAGAATATGCTCTTCGGAGGCATTCTCGCCATTTTGGTACTGTTTTTATTCCTGCGTGATATTAAGCCGACTTTTGTCATTGCCTGCTCCATACCTATCAGTGTGGTGACAGCTCTGGTGCTCATGTATTTTTCAGGAGTGACATTAAATATCATATCCCTTTCAGGCCTTGCCCTTGGTGTAGGTATGCTGGTAGATAACTCCATTGTGGTCATTGAGAATATATACCGTATGAGGAGTATGGGGATACCTGCCAGAAAAGCCGCTGTGGAGGGCGCAAAACAGGTGGCAGGAGCCATTGTCTCTTCCACCCTGACAACAGTGTGCGTGTTCGCGCCGATTGTATTTACAGAGGGGATCACCCGTCAGCTTTTCGTGGATATGGGACTGACGATCGGCTTTTCTCTGGCAGCCAGCCTTGTTGTGGCGCTGACCTTGGTGCCTATGATGTCTGCGGGACTTTTGAAGAGAGCTGAGGCGAAACCGTCAAAACTTCTGGATAAAGTACAGAACTTTTACGGGCGTATGATCCATAAGACATTGACCCATAAAGCCTGGGTGCTTTTGGGAGCGCTGGTGTTATTTTTAGGAAGTATGTACCTTTCCGTGCGCAAGGGTACAGAATTTTTCCCGTCCATGGAGAGTACACAGGCCAGCATGACTGTGACCACGGACAAGGGAACACCTCTGAAGGAGACCGCCGCAAAGGCGGATGAGATCATAGACAGGATCTCAGATATAGACGATATTGAGACCATCGGTGCCATGGCAGGCGGTTCCTCCATGTCAATGGGCGGAAGTTCCACCAATCAGGTTACCATGTATCTGGTACTGAAGGAAGATAAAAAGCTGAACAATGAGAAACTGGAAAAGGAGATTTTAAAGAGGACCAAAGACGTGGAAGGCTGTGAGGTAGTGGTCTCCACTTCCAATATGGATATGAGTGCCCTCGGGGGCAGCGGCCTGCAGATCGAGATCAAGGGAAAAGACCTGGAACAGCTCCAGGAGATCGCCACAGACCTGGCCGGTAAAATAGAAAAAGTAAAGGGCACCCAGAATGTGGATGACGGTATGGAGGAGACAGATGCCCAGTATAAGGTGGTCGTGGATAAAGCAAAAGCTATGCGCAATGGTTTGACCGTGGCGCAGGTGTTCCAGGAGATCAACAAGAAGATCGCAGAGGCCACAAAGGCTACCACGATCCAAACGGCAACCAAGGACTATGATGTGTATGTGAGAAGTGAAAAGGATGAGTCTCTTACAAGAGAACAGATTGCGGACATAACCATCCAGACCACCAACGCGGAAGGAAAGACAGAGGAGATCAAAGTGGGAGATATCGCAGACTTTGAAGACTCCGTAAGCCCTCAGGCCATCAACAGGGACGGCCAGTCACGCTATATGTCCGTGACCGCAGAGATTGCAACCGGTTATAATATCGGACTTGTAAGCCAGGATGTTCAGAAGATCCTTGATAAGTATACCCCTCCGGAGGGCTACACCATAGAAATGAAAGGTGAAGATGAGAGTATTAACGAGGCCATGGGACAGCTTCTTCAGATGCTTGCACTGGCACTGGTGTTCATGTATCTGATCATGGTGGCACAATTCCAGTCTCTGCTCTCTCCTTTTATCATCATGTTCACCATTCCTCTGGCGTTTACAGGAGGATTTTTGGGCCTGCTTGTGGGGAATAAGCCGGTGAGTATCGTGGCAATGGTAGGATTTGTCATGCTGTCAGGTATCATTGTAAACAATGGTATTGTGCTAGTGGATTACATCAACCAGCTCCGCAAGGACGGTATGGAGAAGAGGGCGGCGATCGAGGAAGCAGGCCGTGCCCGTCTGCGTCCTATCGTGATGACAGCGCTCACCACTATTCTTGGCCTTACCACCATGGCTATGGGCATGGGTATGGGCGCGGATATGGTGCAGCCAATGGCGATCGTCACCATCGGAGGTCTGATCTACGGTACACTGCTGACGCTGTTTGTAGTGCCGTGTATTTATGATATACTGAACCGGCGTCATTATAAAAAAGATGAGGAGAGATTAGTGGATGAAGGAGAAGCTCAGTGA
- a CDS encoding ABC transporter ATP-binding protein, with protein sequence MSEEKKEVLLEVKHLKKYFDVETNFFGKPTAVLKAVDDVSFKIYKGEALGLVGESGCGKSTIGKMLVDLYKPTAGEILYDGKDISKLSTKERRKYCKDIQLIFQDPYASLNPRMTVGDIIGEPIRINKLMPEDQVEDRVTYLMNCVGLANHQRNRYPHEFSGGQRQRVGIARALAVQPKLIVCDEPVSALDVSIQAQVLNLLDDLKEEFGLTYLFIAHGLNVVKHISDRVGVMYLGKLMEVADKREIYDDPLNPYTQALLSAIPSTDITKKKERIILTGDVPTPINPPAGCRFCSRCFKKTKGCDTVIPELKDNGNGHLVACHLYDK encoded by the coding sequence ATGAGTGAAGAGAAAAAAGAAGTTCTTTTGGAGGTGAAGCACCTAAAAAAATACTTCGATGTTGAGACAAATTTCTTCGGAAAACCCACCGCTGTTCTGAAAGCTGTGGATGATGTGTCATTTAAGATCTATAAGGGAGAGGCTCTGGGATTGGTAGGAGAGTCAGGCTGCGGCAAGTCCACCATCGGCAAAATGCTGGTGGATCTATATAAGCCCACCGCGGGTGAGATCCTGTACGATGGAAAAGATATCTCCAAGCTCTCCACAAAGGAGAGGCGGAAATACTGTAAGGATATCCAGTTGATCTTCCAGGACCCGTACGCGTCCCTCAATCCCCGTATGACAGTTGGTGATATTATCGGTGAGCCGATCCGTATCAATAAACTGATGCCGGAAGACCAGGTGGAGGACAGAGTGACATATCTGATGAACTGTGTAGGTCTTGCAAACCATCAGAGAAACCGTTATCCTCACGAGTTCTCAGGCGGACAGAGGCAGAGAGTGGGAATTGCCCGCGCGCTGGCTGTTCAGCCCAAGCTGATCGTCTGTGATGAACCGGTATCTGCCCTGGATGTTTCCATTCAGGCACAGGTGCTGAACCTGTTGGATGATCTGAAGGAGGAGTTTGGCCTTACTTATCTGTTCATTGCCCATGGACTTAACGTAGTAAAGCACATCAGTGACCGAGTGGGAGTCATGTACCTGGGCAAACTGATGGAGGTGGCAGATAAGCGTGAAATCTATGATGATCCGCTGAACCCTTACACCCAGGCACTGCTGTCAGCCATTCCTTCTACAGATATCACAAAGAAAAAAGAAAGGATCATTCTGACAGGGGATGTCCCCACTCCCATCAATCCCCCTGCAGGCTGCCGTTTCTGCTCCCGCTGTTTTAAAAAGACCAAGGGATGTGACACCGTGATCCCTGAATTAAAGGACAACGGAAACGGGCATCTGGTTGCCTGTCATCTCTATGACAAATAA
- the speB gene encoding agmatinase, whose amino-acid sequence MLSKNIVNFIGCDGEYEESRIVLFGAPFDSTTSFRPGTRFGSQAIRNESYGLETYSPYQKKDLTDFKIFDSGDLELPIGDTVRVLEEIEGRAGEILKDKKLPFMIGGEHLVTLGSVRAAVKKYPDLCIVHFDAHADLREDYLGVELSHACVLRRCWELVGDDRIFQFGIRSGDREEFLWAEDGHVKMHPFDLDGHSEVIQRLLGRPVYFTLDLDVLDPSVFPGTGTPEAGGVSFQELLQAVLAVCRGCRVVACDVNELCPPFDQSGVSTATAGKIVREMLLAL is encoded by the coding sequence ATGTTGAGTAAAAATATTGTGAATTTTATTGGATGTGACGGGGAGTATGAGGAGTCGCGGATCGTTCTGTTTGGAGCGCCTTTTGATTCCACCACATCCTTCCGCCCGGGAACCCGTTTTGGAAGCCAGGCCATCAGAAATGAATCCTACGGGCTGGAGACGTACAGTCCTTATCAGAAAAAAGATCTGACGGACTTTAAAATATTTGACAGCGGAGATCTGGAACTTCCCATTGGGGATACCGTGCGGGTTCTGGAGGAGATTGAAGGCCGGGCCGGAGAAATTTTAAAGGACAAAAAGCTGCCTTTTATGATCGGCGGGGAGCATCTGGTGACTCTGGGAAGCGTGCGTGCAGCAGTGAAGAAATATCCTGATCTGTGTATCGTACACTTTGATGCCCATGCAGATCTTCGGGAGGACTATCTCGGGGTGGAGCTTTCCCACGCCTGCGTGCTGAGACGGTGCTGGGAGCTGGTGGGAGATGACCGCATTTTCCAGTTTGGCATCCGTTCCGGCGACAGGGAAGAATTTCTATGGGCAGAGGATGGGCATGTGAAGATGCATCCCTTTGACCTGGATGGGCATTCTGAGGTGATCCAAAGACTTTTGGGAAGACCGGTGTATTTTACACTGGATCTTGATGTGCTGGACCCCTCTGTATTTCCCGGGACAGGGACTCCGGAGGCCGGCGGGGTTTCCTTTCAGGAACTTCTGCAGGCAGTTCTGGCAGTGTGCAGGGGATGCAGGGTTGTGGCATGTGATGTAAATGAGCTGTGTCCGCCTTTTGACCAGAGCGGAGTGTCCACAGCAACAGCGGGAAAAATCGTGAGGGAAATGCTGCTTGCGCTGTAA
- the speE gene encoding polyamine aminopropyltransferase yields the protein MEMWFSDVHTPNVKLSIRVDEQLFSANSELQRLDVLSSREFGKILVVDGDLALTEKDEFIYHEMISHVPMAVHPNVKQILVIGGGDGGVVRELAKYEDVEQIDVVEADPLLVEVCRRYFPQMACSLNDRRVNIYHEDGLKFIRSRSDAYDLIIIDSPNPFGAAEGLFTKEFYGNCFNALHEDGIMINQHESPFYDEEAFWCLRMHKRIVESFPVSRVYQAHIPSYPSGHWLFGFASKKYHPVDDLDGVRWKLLGIHTRYYLPRLHAGVFALPAYVEEMLKDVE from the coding sequence ATGGAAATGTGGTTTTCCGATGTGCACACGCCAAATGTAAAATTATCCATCCGGGTGGATGAACAGCTTTTTTCCGCCAACAGTGAGCTGCAGCGGCTGGATGTGCTGAGTTCCAGGGAATTCGGAAAGATACTGGTGGTAGACGGGGACCTGGCCCTGACCGAGAAGGATGAGTTTATATATCATGAAATGATAAGCCATGTGCCCATGGCTGTCCATCCCAATGTGAAGCAGATCCTTGTCATCGGCGGCGGTGACGGCGGCGTTGTCCGGGAACTGGCAAAATATGAGGATGTGGAGCAGATCGATGTGGTGGAGGCAGACCCGCTTCTGGTGGAAGTCTGCAGAAGGTATTTTCCGCAGATGGCTTGCAGCCTCAATGACAGAAGGGTGAATATCTATCATGAGGACGGCCTGAAGTTTATCCGCAGCCGTTCGGATGCCTATGATCTGATCATCATTGACTCCCCCAATCCCTTCGGGGCAGCAGAGGGGCTGTTCACAAAAGAATTTTACGGGAACTGCTTCAACGCTCTTCACGAGGATGGAATCATGATCAACCAGCACGAGAGTCCTTTTTACGATGAGGAGGCTTTCTGGTGTCTTCGGATGCATAAGAGGATCGTGGAATCCTTTCCTGTGAGCAGGGTATACCAGGCGCATATTCCATCCTATCCCTCCGGACACTGGCTGTTCGGTTTTGCTTCAAAAAAATATCATCCGGTGGATGACCTGGACGGGGTCCGGTGGAAGCTTTTGGGAATACATACCAGATATTATCTGCCCAGGCTTCACGCGGGCGTCTTTGCACTGCCGGCTTATGTGGAGGAGATGTTAAAAGATGTTGAGTAA
- a CDS encoding 6-phosphofructokinase: MEMKNMIVGQSGGPTAAINSSLYGVVSEGLRQKEFIGRVYGMVNGIEGFLEGHILDFEDALPGDTLEGLKTTPGAYLGSCRYKLPEDLSDPVYPELFAKFEELQIGYVFYIGGNDSMDTVSKLSRYAASAGSDIRFIGEPKTVDNDLVLTDHTPGFGSAARYVASTVREIVIDANVYEKKSVTIIEIMGRHAGWLTAASALARKYKGDNPLLIYLPETAFDQEAFLKKVEECFEKTPNVIVCVSEGIHDDKGTFICEYDNNVGTDTFGHKMLAGCGKYLENLVRNRLGVKARSVELNVSQRCSSSMMSAADQKEAVMAGEFGVRAALRGYTGKMVAYKRTCNLPYAITLGLEDVNEICNKEKTVPVEWITREGSDISDDFIIYALPLIQGTVDVPTGTDGLPAFVYRK, from the coding sequence ATGGAAATGAAAAATATGATCGTCGGCCAGTCCGGAGGACCAACCGCTGCTATCAACAGCAGCCTGTACGGTGTGGTATCTGAGGGCCTTCGCCAAAAAGAATTTATCGGACGTGTCTATGGAATGGTAAACGGGATCGAGGGGTTTTTGGAGGGGCATATCCTGGATTTCGAAGATGCTCTTCCCGGTGATACACTGGAAGGACTGAAAACAACACCCGGTGCTTATCTTGGTTCCTGCCGCTATAAGCTGCCGGAGGATTTATCCGACCCGGTCTATCCGGAACTGTTCGCAAAATTCGAGGAACTGCAGATAGGGTATGTCTTCTATATCGGAGGCAATGACTCCATGGATACTGTGAGCAAGCTCTCACGCTATGCCGCTTCTGCAGGCAGTGATATCCGTTTCATCGGAGAGCCGAAGACCGTGGATAACGATCTGGTCCTCACAGACCACACACCCGGTTTCGGAAGCGCTGCCAGATATGTAGCCTCCACTGTGCGGGAAATTGTCATCGACGCCAATGTATATGAGAAAAAATCTGTGACTATCATAGAGATCATGGGACGCCACGCGGGCTGGCTCACAGCCGCTTCCGCCCTGGCAAGAAAGTATAAAGGGGACAACCCTCTTCTCATCTATCTGCCGGAAACAGCCTTTGACCAGGAGGCATTCCTAAAAAAAGTGGAAGAATGCTTTGAAAAGACACCTAACGTCATTGTGTGCGTTTCCGAAGGCATTCATGATGACAAGGGAACCTTTATCTGTGAGTATGACAACAACGTAGGAACAGACACCTTTGGCCATAAGATGCTGGCCGGATGCGGTAAATATCTGGAGAATCTGGTGAGAAACCGCCTTGGTGTAAAGGCCCGTTCCGTTGAATTGAATGTAAGCCAGCGCTGCTCCTCTTCCATGATGTCTGCAGCAGACCAGAAGGAAGCTGTTATGGCCGGTGAGTTCGGCGTCCGCGCAGCACTCAGAGGATATACAGGGAAAATGGTAGCTTACAAAAGGACTTGCAACCTCCCCTACGCCATCACTCTTGGCCTGGAGGATGTAAATGAAATCTGTAATAAAGAAAAGACCGTCCCCGTGGAATGGATCACCAGGGAAGGCTCAGACATAAGTGATGATTTCATCATCTATGCCCTTCCCCTCATTCAGGGAACTGTTGATGTTCCCACAGGTACAGACGGCCTGCCCGCATTTGTCTATAGAAAATAA
- a CDS encoding TetR/AcrR family transcriptional regulator → MKEKLSEKELALFQAVIDLIEEDVDIHSIKVSDITNRAGIGKGTAYEYFSSKEEMVAKAIIWSGEKLFQKIMGILRTTGSLKGQIMAVLDFIETEMSESRCSTQLMRLQGQECKMKENLYREFAKFGGPQCQVERVLHILMEQGKKEGTIPADMPETFVTMVLMSGFMSYFVYLLQDLETEEVPRERTKDFLQRNILLSFGSSEIQK, encoded by the coding sequence ATGAAGGAGAAGCTCAGTGAGAAAGAACTGGCACTTTTTCAGGCAGTCATTGACCTGATAGAGGAAGATGTGGATATTCACTCCATTAAAGTATCTGACATTACCAACCGGGCCGGAATCGGAAAAGGTACGGCTTACGAATACTTTTCCAGTAAGGAGGAGATGGTGGCCAAGGCCATCATCTGGTCCGGGGAGAAACTGTTTCAGAAGATCATGGGGATCCTGAGAACGACCGGAAGCCTGAAGGGACAGATCATGGCAGTGCTGGATTTCATCGAGACAGAGATGAGTGAGAGCAGATGCAGCACTCAGCTTATGCGCCTGCAGGGACAGGAATGTAAGATGAAAGAGAATTTGTACAGGGAATTTGCAAAATTCGGCGGCCCTCAGTGCCAGGTGGAACGTGTGCTGCACATTCTGATGGAGCAGGGAAAAAAAGAGGGGACCATTCCCGCGGATATGCCGGAGACATTTGTGACCATGGTGTTGATGTCCGGATTTATGAGTTATTTTGTATATCTGCTTCAGGACCTGGAAACAGAGGAGGTGCCAAGGGAGCGGACAAAGGACTTTTTGCAGAGAAATATTCTGCTGTCTTTCGGCAGCAGCGAAATACAGAAATAA